The window agttaaagagaaaaaaaaacaattttttaatattttctaaaaggaaaagtgtttgaaagttgtttttaaaaatagtattaaaaaataaaaagcaaaaaatctgTTTGGgtgggttgttttaaaaattaatatttctattttgattttgcaaaaaaattataaattcaagttatatttatattaattataataatataattagtgCTAATgtattgtatataaaatataaaagataaaaaattaagaaaaataaaataaaatgaaaatggtcTCCCAACCATTTTCCGCCTTTGTCATCAAGTCTAGAAAAAGGTACGCGATATCCCCTTTGCCATTTTGTCTCTTATTATCGTTACTCACCACAATATCGCTCCTTTATTGCTACTGTTAGTCAAGATATTGAGCCTACCTCTTATGCAGAAGCAGTCTTTCATCCCCATTGGCAAAAAGCAAAGCAATCTGAATTGGTCGCTTTAGACGCCAACCACACTTGGTCCCTCACTTCTCTTCCTCCTGGTAAAAAGCCtattggttgtcgttgggtttaTAAAATCAAACGGCGCTCAGATGGCACCATTGAGCGTTTCAAAGCTCGTTTAGTTGTGAGAGGTTACATACAACTAGAAGGTTTAGATTATCATGACATTTTTTCTCCCACTGCTAAAATGATTACTGTCCGTTGTTTATTGGCTTTAGCAGCTGCCCAAAATTGGTCTCTtcaccaacttgatgtcaacaatgcatttcttcatggtgatctccatgaagaaatttatatgaCTCCACTTCCTGGTCTTCAACGATAGGGGGAGAATCAAGTGTGTCGCCTTCACAAGTCGTTGTATGGTTTAAAGCAGGCTTCACGACAATGGTTTGCCAAGTTCTCTACAGTTATCCAAGCTACTGGATTTACTCAATCCAAAGCTGATTATTCGTTATTCACATGTCAAAAAGGCAAATCTTTTACGGCTTTgttaatatatgttgatgacattcttaTTACGGGTAATAATGTCAAAGACATATTAGCACTCAAGCAATTTCTTCATAGTCATTTTCAGATTAAAGATTTGGGtgatttgaagtattttttgggCATCGAAGTTTCTTGATCAAAGAAAGGTATTTCCATCTCACAACGAAAATATgctttggaaattttaaaagatgGTGGTTTTTTGGGTGCTAAACCTATGAGCTTTCCCATGGAACAAAACATAAAGCTCTCATATTCAGGTGAATTGCTTAAAGATCCATCTCAGTATAGACAACTTGTTGGATGCCTAATTTATTTGACTATTACCTGGCCAGATATCACCTATTCGGTCCATATGTTAAGTAGATTCATGCATGCACCACGCAAACCACACATGGAAGCTGCCTTACGTGTGCTGCGTTATTTGAAAAGTAGTCCAGGACAAGGTCTATTTTTCCCTTCTCATAATGATTTATCTTTGCGAGCTTTTTTTTATTCGGATTGGGCTGGTTGTCCAATATCTCGTAGATCCACTACAGGTTATTATGCTTTTCTATGATCTTCTCTTATTTCCTGGCGGACAAAGAGACATAAAAATGTATATCTCTCCTCAGCAGAAGCCGAATATAGAACCATGACAGGTGCATGCTATGAATTATCCTGGCTGTGCTCGTTATTAACAGATTTGAGAATATTGCATCCGAAGCCAACATTGTTGTACTGTGATAACACAGTCGCATTCCATATAGCAACCAATCCTGTTTTCCATGAAAGAACCAGACATATAGAGATGGATTGCCATTTTATTCATGACAAATTCAATTGTAACCAAACATGTTGCTTCAAAGAATCAACTTGCAGATGTATTCACCAAGTCATTGGGAAAGGAAGCTTTCTCAACTATGATGCGCAAGTTGGGAGTTCTTGACATTCACTCTCctacttgagggggagtgttgagaagGTCAATGACATCTAGCTTTCCATTGACAAAAATATCCAGCCATATTGTATTAGTTGCCTTTTATACTTAGGCTACCAAGAATATATTAGCATGATTAACATGATTGTAGGAAATCTCTTGTATAAAGTTACGTCTCCTGATTCAATAgtataattcaataaaaaggaaaatattcttttccctttattttacATAAACTTTCCTCCTCACTTTCCTCCTTCTTGCCCTCCCAAACAGCTCGCTCTTCATCTAAAATCTCGCTTCCATCCATGAGTTCCAACCACCTGAGTATCTTCTACCATAATCCTGAGTGACCCCTAGCTCCTACTTTTTCTCTAACCCCACTCGACCTCCCTTACCTGCAATCCTTCCTGTTTTTACCCTCTCCAAGCTACTCTACTGCTCCCTGTTTAGCAAAAGGCTTCATCcctaaccaccaccatggcaaggtggtcaTGTCTTTGACACACGTCCCATGCATGCGGCTTTGAACACTTGTGGAGGTCGAAAAAATCCTCCCGATCCAAAGAGAGGTCtacaatataatatttatgatgatagataataataataataataataataataataatataattagttttaatgtatggtatataaaaaataaaaaattaagaaaaataaaattaaatgaggataaaagaaaaagataatcaaAGTACACAATTAAAATTATGGGATGACTATAAATTTGATAACCCTTATTATCttttaacatttcttttttaatcttttctgaaaatcaaacaaaatcttaaaaggaaaattaataaatttaataaataaataaaaaggcaaaaagCCAGGCATTCAAAAAAGTTTATGAAATCTCGGTCAAACTTTATATATTTGTGGTTGTCTTGCCCATGATTCCCTCCAATGAATGCTCTCATTTGATTAAGGttgaaaatcaatattaatttttatttttaaattataaataaacaaaaaatacattaataatttaaaacttattttaaaaaatatattaatttaaattaataaaaacgatattttacattttgaaaataaataatttaataattaaaatactatttaaaataaacatattcactatttttttgtcttttatacgaaaaaaagtattttaaagcttaattttttttattattctaatataaaaagtttaaattttcttttaatattcttttttctttcttttaataaggtttttaacataattttttgtaataaactATACGAAATGTTgtaaatttatctaaaaaaaaaaaaagagagagagaggacgACTTTCTAGCACtaattgaatttgtttttgagtttcaatttatttttaagtttaataactTTTAGATATTGGGCGTGGTTTGATGTCAAATCTATttgcctaataaaaaaaatttagagaagttgaagaaaaatcagaaaaaacaTGTATTTGAAGATGTTATAAACTAATATTATACtgggttgttttttttatttactttctatttttttatttttttatttcttgatattttccttttgttttttaaatttatgaaaacaatttgtactaattatctaaaaactgtttttgattttagtttgtttaaaaaaaaaaaaacattggtcAAATTTCgttatgaattttcaaaaataattttcatcttttaaaaaattatttttcaaaaacatttatcttaaaaaagataatttaaaaaaaatatattttaaaaaatagaggtTAAAAGAGTaactcaaatttttaataagtaaatatacacTTTGTATATAAGAGATGAAAGTTTATTGTTGATGGTACCAATAAATCTTCTGAATCTCTGGTAATTTGACACTGACAACCCAAAATTTCTGCGTGTATTGATGATGACTCATATACATTTTGCCCCAATGAAAGCTTCCTGCGCTTTCTACATGGAAATTGCTTCGGAGCAATAATAAATTGTCTAATGGGAGAGAATTTTTCCCCATTCAACGTCCCTACACGCTTTCAGACTTTGTTTTTCAACTTAATTATATACTTTTTAGCAACGTGGCATCCAGGTACCtgcttaaatttaattatataatatctattaaatttaattggtcctattaaaaacaaaaataattttataattgtaaagaaatagtttttaataaaatataaataataatattataatagaatCATAAActatatgtttttataaaaacatactattttagtatatattataaaaatataattaatttttttcttaagattaaaaaataatattttattttaaatgaatttattttctaaaatgtgTATGTGTCAAGTTTTTCATTACACGTgtatatttaatacttatttactttggattgattttgatttagtttacaataaattttacatttttttaattttaaattatttttaaaaatttgaagattcattaaagaacttaaatattaattatgtctcacttaattcataatttatttattaaatgagaaatttagaaaatatagttatatgtataagaaaaataacaaattcacGATATTACACCACTTCTGGTCGATTATTACTACGagtaattagatttatttttaagttttaaattattttttaaaaattattagatttattgataaatataacACATAAGGCCGctcttgatttgaagtttattttagtgggaaaattcataaaaatataattatgtgtaaaggagaaataataaactcattttataaaaagaagagtgtttggaagttgtttttaaaaatagtattagaaaataaaatgcaaaaaatttgtttgggtgagttgttttaaaagataatgtttctattttgattttgtaaaaaaaaaaaattataaattcaagttatatttatattaatgaaatttaattcaaatcttataaaaaataaaaataattttataattataaataaattaatagaattattaataaatctaaGGGTTGAGTTTTTCTCGATATAGAGTGTACGTAAGTAAATATACACCTTGTATACATTCTATCTACaacttttcttttgaaaaacaaaaaattaggaagCTTAGGATGAAAGTTCAGTGTTGATCGTACCGATAGAAATGCATACCATAGTCGAAAACAGGAGAAAAGCAAAAGTGAGAGAAGGCAAATTAACAGCCCCTACGTCGACTGtccaaaagaaagaagagaaggtGAGGAAACTGCAGTAGCAATTCCAGGAAGTCTCGCCCTCTGTTCCTAATCCAGTGCAGATTAAAGATGGGAGGAAGTTCCAATGTTAGAAGGTAGAGGAATTAATCTTCTGAATCTCTAGTCATTTTGACACTGACAACCCAAAATTTCTGGATGTCTCGTAATTTTGGACAAACGTGAGTCAGACGCTTTGCCGCAATTAAAGCTTCCTGCACTTTCTACATGGAAATTGTATAATGGGAGAGGATTTTTCCCCGTTCAACGTCCCTACACGCTTTTTCTTTTTGACCAAGACTTTGTTTTTCAACTTACTGGTATACTTTTAAGCAGCGTGGCATCCAGGTACCtgcttaaatttaattatatagtatCTATTAAATTGgtcctattaaaaataaaaataattttataattataaataaatagtttttccttcataaaatataattaattttttttcttaaaaatataaaataatattttatttaaaatgaatttattttctaaaatgtaTATGTGTCAAGTTTGTCATTACActtatatatttaattcttatttattttgcattGGTTTTGATTTGGTTTACAATAAATTAGGTTAGttttttgaattccaatttattcttaaaaatttaaagattaaagaatttaaatattaataatatcttacttaatttataatttatttatttaactaaaaaatttagaaaatacaatTGTATgtataagaaaaacaataaattcatGATATTATACCACTTTTggtctattatttttattgataattagatttatttttaaaaattattagacttattAATGAATGTAACACATAAAACCTctcttgatttgaagtttattttaacgagaaaatttataaaaatataattatgtgtaaaaaagatataataaagttattttataccTATTTAAATCCACGTGTTTCTAGTTGTAATTAGTTTCGTTcactatttataataaaaaaaatctgaaaaaatatgattatatatgaagagaaaaacagtaattttattcaaaatgtaTTTTAGTTTATAACTTTATAATGTTAATCGGATCAATTTGGACCTTTTTGATTTTGTAATGTTAAGTTTTATGTATTAGGTGTGGTTTGATTTAAACCTATTTGgctaatgaaaaaatttagaaaaattaaaaggaaatttaCAACAGCACTTGTAATTGatagaaaatatcatatttttgaaaattttcaatatagaGTTGTAAAGAAGGCATtcatctcaattttattttgtttttaaaaattattttcagaaaacaaTAACTAAATGGTgccctaaaattttaaaactgggtttttattttcaaaattaaaaaattagaaagcgTGGGATGAAAGCTCCGACGTCATCGtgccaaataaaaaaacataccaGAGTCCGGAAAGAAAAGGGCCAAAAAAGGTGAGAAAAGGGAAAGCAGCAGCCCAAAGTTGACTGTCCAAGAGGAAAAAGAGGTGAGGAAACCGAAGTAGCAATTCCAGGAAGTCTCGCCCCCTGTTTCTAATACTGtgcattgaataaaaaaataaaaaaataaaaaaaagaaaaaagaaagaaagaagaagattagAGGAATCTCCAATGTTAAAAGGTAGAGAGAAATAAATCTTCAGACTCTCTTGTAATTTTGACACTAACAACCCAAAAATTTCTTAGTGTCTTGCAATTTTGGACGAACAACGTCCCCGACTATGGCTCCAACGACAAGCTCAAGTGTCTTTTCTCTTGGATGGAGTTGGGAAGTCTTTTTGAGCTTTAGAGGTGAAGACACTCGCTACACTTTTACTGATCATCTTTATTTCGCTTTGTGTCGGAAGGGCATCCGCACCTTCAGAGACAATGAAGGACTTCATAGAGGAGAAGAGATCGGGTCATCACTCTTGAAGGCTATTGAAGAATCGAGGATGTGTATTGTGGTTTTTTCGAAAACCTATGCTCACTCAAAATGGTGCTTGGATGAGCTGGCCAAGATCATGGAGTGCAAGACACAAAAGGGACAGATAGTTGTGCCAGTTTTCTACCATGTGGAACCATCTGATGTGCGAAATCAGACGCGGAGTTTTGGAGAAGCATTTGATAAATACCAGAAGGTCCCGGAGGATAAGGTGATGGGATGGAAGGCGGCGTTAAGGGAAGCAGCCAATTTGTCTGGATACCATGTGCAGGATGGGTATGTATGAATCTTTGCTTTCAGCTGCTTTCATTCATTTACAACTATATGAATTGAATTCTCCATGCTCGTCTATATATTAGAATTTCATTTAGTATTCATGCACTGGAATAATCCTTTCTTCAAGGAAACAATGCGATATTCAAATGgaaactttcaagaaaaatgaacacctaaaatggaaaataattaatatagtagaaattattaatttttaaaatttaactacTTTCAAGCTCCTCATCATTGATCCAAAAAAAGTTGGCAAAATCAAACATATGATCAAGGAAATTTTCttggatataaattttttctaagcATTCTAGTTATTCATGAGTTTTTTCCATGATAGTAATAGTCATTGGGATTTGGCGCATGGATACGTGTGTGTGTTGAAACAAAACTGATATTTGCTACTAGTAATCAACTTCAATGATTTGGAGTCACTAAACATGGAGCACAGACAAACTCATCCGGTCTTTTACATTTAATAATGGGTGCACaacataatgaaaatatatgtGAAGGtataagttaattaatttagatttGTCATGCACTTCAAGGAATCCTATATTTATGCTTGCTATAGTTCGGTTGTGAAGAAAACTAAACATCATCATCAGTTCTATGCTTTGTTTATTACAGTTTCTAACTCATTATAGGTTGTTATATTGCTTTATGATTGGCAGGTATGAATCACAGGCTATTCAGAGAATTGTTCAAGATATTTTAAATAGGAATCTTAAACTCTTACATGTTGGTGATAAGCTGATTGGAATGGAACGCCGTTTGAAGGAAATGGCCTCTCTAATACATATTGACTCAAATGATGTCCGCGTGATTGGGATATGTGGAATTGATGGAATAGGCAAGACAACTCTAGCCAAAGTTGTGTATAACAAAATTGTTCATCAATTCGATGGTGCTAGCTTTCTTTTGAATATTAGTAGTCAAAACACGAATTTGCTTCAGTTAAAAAAGCAACTTCTTAGAGATATTCTAGGGGAAGATATTCCAACCATAAGCGACAATTTTAAAGGGAGTTATGAAATAAGGCGTATGTTTATGTCTAAAAAGGTTCTTGTTGTTTTTGATGATGTTAATTATTCTGATCAATTGGAATCCTTAGTTCAAAATCGCAGTACATTTGGTCCAGGTTGTAGAATTATTGTAACATCTAGAGACAAACATTTGCTTGCTATGTTGAAAGTGGATGCATTATATGAGGCTAAGGAATTAAATTGTAAGGAAGCTATTCAACTCTTTTCTTTGCATGCGTTTCACATGAATAGTCCTCAAAAAGGTTTTATAAACCTATCGAGATGCGTAGTAGATTATTGTAAGGGACTTCCAATAGCTCTTGAAGTTCTAGGTTCTCTCTTGTTTGGTAAGGAAATTTTAGAATGGAAAAGTCTACTACAAAGGCTGGAGAAACGACCTAACATGCAAATCCAAAATGTGCTTATGAGAGGTTTTCAAACACTGGATCATTCTCACAAAGATATATTCCTCGATGTTGCATGCTTCTTCAAAGGAGAGGACTTGGATTTTGTTAAACGAATACTTAAGTATGCTCGCATCGGAATGCGAGTGCTTGAGGACAAATCTCTCATTAGTATTTTTGACAAGAAGTTATTGATGCATGATTTGATGCAAGAAGCTGGTTGGGAAATTGTTCGGGAGCAATATCATAATGAACCTGGCAAATGGAGCAGATTGTGGGATCCTGAAGATGTTTATCATGTATTGACAACAAATACGGTAAGAGCTTAAGTACCCGatcttatttagattttaaggcATTAATTTGCAGTTAAAAAGTTGGTTTATCTATATGATTTTAGTTAGATTTGATGAGTTTTTGCTTTACTTATCCCTTCTTCATGGTTTTTAGGGGACAGAGAGAATTGAAGGCATATTCCTAAACATGTCTGTATCAAATGAAATACATCTTACCTCTGATGCTTTCAAAAAGATGACAAGACTTAGATTGCTCCGAGTCTATCAAAATGCAGAAAATAATTCAATAGTTTCTAACACCGTCCATCTTCCTCGAGATTTTAAATTTCCTTCTCAGGAGTTGAGATATCTCCATTGGGATGGATGGACTTTGGAGTCATTGCCatcaaattttgatggttgGAACTTGGTTGAACTCAGTTTGAAGCATAGCAGCTTAAAACACCTCTGGAAAAAGCGTAAGGTATGATTACTGCTCCTTTACCAACAAAGTTTAAAGTTCATCAAAGCAAATGTGtgggaattttaattttgatttacttTATGTTACAGCGTCTTCCAGAGTTAAAAGTCATCAATCTGGGTAACTCCCAACAGCTTATGGAATGTCCAAACTTGTCTTTTGCACCACGTGTGCAGCAGCTAATTCTTGATGGTTGTACGAGTTTGCCTGAGGTGCACCCATCAGTTACAAAGCTGGAGACACTTAGGATCTTGAATTTGAAAAACTGCAAAATGCTTCACTATTTTCCAAGCATCACTGGATTGCGATTTCTTAGAGTTCTTAACCTCTCTGGCTGCTCTAAACTTGACAAGTTTCCAGAGATCCAAGGGTATATGGAATATTTGTTGGAGCTTAATTTGGAAGGGACTGCTATTGTAGAACTTCCCCCTTCAGTCGTGTTTCTCCCAAGACTTGTTTTATTGGATATGCAAAACTGCAAAAACCTTAGGATTCTTCCAAGCAACATTTATTCTTTGAAATCCCTGGGAACTCTGGTGCTCTCTGGCTGTTCAGGTCTAGAGAGGTTTCCGGAAATCATGGAGGTTATGGAATGTTTACAAAAGCTTCTTTTAGATGGAACATCTATAAAAGAGCTGCCCCCCTCAATTGTTTATCTAAAAGGCCTTCAGTCATTGAGTCTGAGAAAATGCAAAACCTCACAAGTCTTCCGAATAGCATTTGCAGTTTGAGATCCCTTGAAACCCTCATTGTCTCTGGCTGTTCAAAACTCAGCAAATTGCCAGAGGACCTGGGGAGGTTGCAATTCTTGATGAAACTTCAAGCTGATGGAACTGCTATAACACAACCACCTCTCTCACTTTTTCATTTGAGAAACCTTAAAGAGTTATCCTTTAGGGGTTGTAAAGGATCAACATCTAACTCCTGGATTTCATCCCTTCTATTCAGGTTACTGCATAGAGAAAATTCAGATGGGACTGGTTTGCAGTTGCCTTATTTGTCAGGTTTATACTCCTTAAAATATTTAGATCTTAGTGGCTGCAATCTAACAGATAGATCTATCAATGACAATATTGGCCACTTACGCTTCTTGGAAGAATTAAACCTTAGCAAAAACAATTTGGTTACCATACCTGAGGAGGTGAATAGACTTTCTCATCTAAGGGTCCTTTCTGTGAATCAGTGCAAAAGGCTTCAAGAAATTTCCAAGCTCCcaccaaatataaaattattagatgCTGGGGATTGCAAATCCCTTGAGTCTTTATCAGTTCTATCTCCACAGTCGCCACAGTACCTATCGTCTTCCTCTTGCCTTCGTCCTGTAACTTTCAAACTGCCGAATTGCTTCGCACTAGCTCAGGATAATGTGACAACTATACTGGAGAAACTTCATCAGGTTTAACTCTCTCATGTGTGAATTTGGTATTATATcttaaaacattataattatttatttatttatttgtcttttgATGCAGAACTTTCTTCCAGAAATTGAATACAGTATTGTTCTTCCTGGAAGTACAATTCCAGAGTGGTTCCAGCATCCAAGTATCGGATCCTCAGTAACAATAGATCTGCCTCCAAATTGGCATAACAAGGACTTCCTGGGTTTTGCTCTATGCTCTGTGTTCTCACTTGAGGAGGATGAAATAATTCAAGGCCCTGGTCTGATTTGttgtaattttgaatttaaagaaGGGCCTTATTTGAGTAGCTCCATCTCTTGGACACACAGCGGAGACAGAGTGGTTGAGACTGATCACATATGGCTGGTGTATCAACCTGGTGCTAAACTTATGATACCCAAGTCCAGTAGCCTCAATAAATTCAGGAAGATTACAGCTTATTTTAGTCTCTCTGGGGCATCCCATGTGGTGAAAAACTGTGGAATCCATCTTATATACGCCCGAGATAAGAAAGTGAACCAACAAACAAGGTATACTAGTGCCAAGAGAAGCAGTGATGGAAGTGGTTATTACTGTCTTGAGGAAACACAACCTAAGAGGCTAAGAGGAGGAGAGATCTGTGAGGAAGGATCCCATGCTTAAACTCATCCAAAAATGCTTAAACTCCAAGA is drawn from Vitis riparia cultivar Riparia Gloire de Montpellier isolate 1030 chromosome 18, EGFV_Vit.rip_1.0, whole genome shotgun sequence and contains these coding sequences:
- the LOC117905686 gene encoding disease resistance protein RUN1-like, yielding MAPTTSSSVFSLGWSWEVFLSFRGEDTRYTFTDHLYFALCRKGIRTFRDNEGLHRGEEIGSSLLKAIEESRMCIVVFSKTYAHSKWCLDELAKIMECKTQKGQIVVPVFYHVEPSDVRNQTRSFGEAFDKYQKVPEDKVMGWKAALREAANLSGYHVQDGYESQAIQRIVQDILNRNLKLLHVGDKLIGMERRLKEMASLIHIDSNDVRVIGICGIDGIGKTTLAKVVYNKIVHQFDGASFLLNISSQNTNLLQLKKQLLRDILGEDIPTISDNFKGSYEIRRMFMSKKVLVVFDDVNYSDQLESLVQNRSTFGPGCRIIVTSRDKHLLAMLKVDALYEAKELNCKEAIQLFSLHAFHMNSPQKGFINLSRCVVDYCKGLPIALEVLGSLLFGKEILEWKSLLQRLEKRPNMQIQNVLMRGFQTLDHSHKDIFLDVACFFKGEDLDFVKRILKYARIGMRVLEDKSLISIFDKKLLMHDLMQEAGWEIVREQYHNEPGKWSRLWDPEDVYHVLTTNTGTERIEGIFLNMSVSNEIHLTSDAFKKMTRLRLLRVYQNAENNSIVSNTVHLPRDFKFPSQELRYLHWDGWTLESLPSNFDGWNLVELSLKHSSLKHLWKKRKRLPELKVINLGNSQQLMECPNLSFAPRVQQLILDGCTSLPEVHPSVTKLETLRILNLKNCKMLHYFPSITGLRFLRVLNLSGCSKLDKFPEIQGYMEYLLELNLEGTAIVELPPSVVFLPRLVLLDMQNCKNLRILPSNIYSLKSLGTLVLSGCSGLERFPEIMEVMECLQKLLLDGTSIKELPPSIVYLKGLQSLSLRKCKTSQVFRIAFACKRLQEISKLPPNIKLLDAGDCKSLESLSVLSPQSPQYLSSSSCLRPVTFKLPNCFALAQDNVTTILEKLHQNFLPEIEYSIVLPGSTIPEWFQHPSIGSSVTIDLPPNWHNKDFLGFALCSVFSLEEDEIIQGPGLICCNFEFKEGPYLSSSISWTHSGDRVVETDHIWLVYQPGAKLMIPKSSSLNKFRKITAYFSLSGASHVVKNCGIHLIYARDKKVNQQTRYTSAKRSSDGSGYYCLEETQPKRLRGGEICEEGSHA